A genomic segment from Nicotiana tabacum cultivar K326 chromosome 7, ASM71507v2, whole genome shotgun sequence encodes:
- the LOC107792963 gene encoding uncharacterized protein LOC107792963, whose amino-acid sequence MACLNQQGICTTMGPRISFSNDFADTQQKHGYKEAPVSSDFEFSVSGYKMIPADEVFFKGKLLPLRENSTKATTLKDELLAAAADDGYEDIFRPIGKGSWKERFGFKRAPIMPKKADKETKMPDFFNDIITGAN is encoded by the exons ATGGCATGCCTAAATCAGCAAGGAATTTGCACAACAATGGGTCCAAGAATCTCATTCTCAAATGATTTTGCTGATACTCAGCAAAAACATGGCTACAAAGAGGCACCTGTCTCCTCGGATTTCGAATTCTCTGTCTCTGGTTACAAAATGATTCCAGCAGATGAAGTTTTTTTCAAGGGTAAATTGTTGCCTTTGAGAGAAAACAGCACTAAGGCTACAACACTTAAAGATGAACTccttgctgctgctgctgatgaTGGTTATGAAGATATATTTCGTCCAATTGGAAAGGGGAGCTGGAAAGAGCGGTTTGGTTTCAAGAGAGCTCCAATTATGCCAAAGAAAGCTGATAAAGAGACAAagatgcctgatttcttcaatgACATTATCACAG GAGCTAATTGA
- the LOC107792967 gene encoding pentatricopeptide repeat-containing protein At2g15690, mitochondrial — protein sequence MASLMAIRKARISISTSSHKVRLLYFSSRSISDVKFPKTLTLNSPLLSVPLKTLSTFAAPNDAQQIPPHPSDSPRVPQNRDFGSPAQQWNNQTQNYPNNNHTNMSYPQYQTQNPNQANQGYPNYGNVNPGQGFANPGQVYSQGFQNQNFSQRPNISDRHNISPNVQNQNIQYRPNPGEPRNNLPPGNVNQWNNQNQGFRQQGNPSAAPSYPQGGYQNPEHAQHPNRNQNYPQPDSGNQWSNQNQGFRQQGNPSAAPSYPQGGYQNPEHAQHPNRNQNYPQPGSGNQWSNQNHTPRLSQGQLPQAQNVQPGSGFPINNQPQNQAEVVQNQVPSVDLISLCREGKVKEVIEHMEQGVIGDAQCFEMLFELCANSKKLEDAKKVHDYFLRSKFRSDLRLNNKVINMYSKCGSMIDARRVFDHMRDRDMDSWHLMINGYALNGLGDDGLTLYDQMRELGMKPSEETFLYVFEACASADAIDEAFMHFGSMKSEYGISPQVEHYLGLMGVLGKCGHLAEAEDYITKLPFEPTAAVWEALMNYARIHGDIDLEDRAEELMVGLDPSKAVANKIPTPPPKKQLAINMLEGRNRVAESRNPTLYKDDEKLRAAMKEQAYVPDTRYVLHDIDQEAKEQALLYHSERLAIAYGLISTPARTPLRIIKNLRVCGDCHNAIKIMSRIVGRELIVRDNKRFHHFKDGKCSCGDYW from the coding sequence ATGGCTTCTCTAATGGCGATTCGCAAAGCTCGAATCTCCATTTCCACTTCCTCACACAAGGTACGTTTATTATACTTCTCTTCGCGCTCTATTTCCGACGTTAAATTCCCTAAAACCCTAACCTTAAACTCCCCGCTCTTATCAGTACCTCTGAAAACCCTATCAACATTCGCAGCACCAAACGATGCTCAACAAATTCCCCCACACCCCTCTGATTCACCTAGGGTTCCACAAAATCGTGATTTTGGAAGTCCTGCTCAACAGTGGAATAATCAAACCCAGAATTATCCGAATAATAATCATACGAATATGTCGTATCCTCAGTAtcaaactcaaaatcctaatcaGGCGAATCAAGGTTATCCAAATTATGGAAATGTTAATCCCGGTCAAGGATTTGCTAATCCTGGTCAAGTATATAGCCAAGGTTTTCAGAATCAGAACTTTTCTCAGCGTCCAAACATTAGTGACAGGCACAATATAAGCCCTAATGTTCAAAATCAGAACATTCAGTATAGGCCAAACCCCGGTGAGCCTCGAAATAACCTTCCTCCTGGAAATGTTAACCAATGGAATAATCAAAATCAAGGCTTCAGACAACAAGGTAATCCTAGTGCAGCTCCAAGTTATCCACAAGGTGGATATCAGAATCCGGAACACGCACAACACCCTAATAGGAATCAGAATTATCCACAGCCTGATTCTGGTAATCAGTGGAGTAATCAAAATCAAGGCTTCAGACAACAAGGTAATCCTAGTGCAGCTCCAAGTTATCCACAAGGTGGATATCAGAATCCGGAACACGCACAACACCCTAATAGGAATCAGAATTATCCACAGCCTGGTTCTGGTAATCAGTGGAGTAATCAAAATCACACGCCAAGATTAAGCCAAGGTCAACTTCCTCAGGCACAGAACGTCCAGCCAGGAAGTGGGTTTCCGATAAATAATCAACCTCAGAACCAAGCTGAGGTTGTGCAGAATCAAGTGCCAAGTGTTGATTTAATCAGCTTGTGCCGAGAGGGTAAAGTTAAGGAGGTTATTGAACATATGGAGCAGGGAGTAATTGGTGATGCGCAATGTTTTGAGATGCTCTTTGAGTTATGTGCGAACTCGAAGAAACTTGAAGATGCTAAAAAGGTGCATGATTACTTTTTGAGATCAAAGTTCAGGAGTGATCTTCGTTTGAACAATAAAGTTATTAATATGTATTCCAAGTGTGGAAGTATGATAGATGCGCGCAGGGTTTTTGATCATATGCGTGATAGGGATATGGACTCATGGCATTTGATGATAAATGGATATGCACTGAATGGATTGGGGGATGATGGGTTGACATTGTATGATCAGATGAGGGAGTTGGGAATGAAGCCAAGCGAGGAAACTTTTCTTTACGTTTTCGAGGCTTGTGCCAGTGCGGATGCCATAGATGAGGCTTTCATGCATTTTGGGTCGATGAAGAGTGAGTATGGAATTTCTCCACAGGTGGAGCACTACTTGGGACTTATGGGTGTTCTAGGAAAATGTGGACATCTTGCTGAAGCAGAGGATTATATCACTAAGCTCCCATTTGAACCAACTGCAGCTGTCTGGGAAGCATTAATGAATTATGCTCGTATACACGGCGATATTGATCTTGAGGACCGAGCTGAGGAGTTGATGGTTGGGCTTGATCCTTCTAAGGCTGTTGCTAATAAGATTCCTACTCCGCCACCGAAGAAGCAGCTAGCAATTAACATGCTTGAGGGAAGAAATAGAGTAGCTGAGTCTCGTAACCCAACCCTATATAAGGATGATGAGAAGTTGAGGGCTGCAATGAAAGAACAAGCTTATGTGCCTGATACCAGATATGTTCTTCATGATATTGATCAGGAAGCTAAGGAACAGGCCTTGCTATATCACAGTGAGCGTTTAGCCATTGCATATGGTCTGATTAGCACCCCTGCTAGAACACCTTTGCGCATTATAAAGAATCTCCGTGTATGTGGTGATTGTCACAATGCCATCAAGATTATGTCAAGGATTGTTGGGCGAGAGTTAATTGTCAGGGACAACAAACGGTTTCATCATTTCAAGGATGGCAAATGCTCTTGTGGTGATTATTGGTGA
- the LOC107792966 gene encoding calmodulin-like protein 30 isoform X2 produces the protein MSNFSFLDIKYNLSKRSFLRKPTRMFTKERQNSGLLPIYQLSVDELKKVFDKFDSNKDGKISPEEYKAILKSMGKKNLLTREVQKIFDVADANGDGFIDFKEFVEAQKKEGGVKTMDLKSAFHTFDKDGDGKISVQEVYELQKGLGQRCSLQDCRKMVKAVDANGDGVIDLDEFMTMMTRTMTLC, from the coding sequence ATGTCGAACTTCAGCTTTCTTGATATCAAATACAACCTCTCAAAGAGGAGTTTCCTGCGTAAGCCAACTAGAATGTTTACCAAAGAGAGACAAAACTCAGGCTTATTGCCTATTTACCAACTTAGTGTGGATGAACTAAagaaagtctttgataaatttgattcaaacaaagaTGGCAAGATTTCACCAGAAGAATACAAGGCTATTCTCAAATCCATGGGGAAGAAAAACCTCCTTACAAGGGAAGTTCAAAAGATTTTCGACGTTGCAGATGCAAATGGTGATGGATTTATTGATTTCAAGGAGTTTGTGGAAGCGCAAAAGAAGGAAGGTGGTGTCAAAACTATGGATTTGAAGAGTGCATTTCACACTTTTGACAAGGATGGTGATGGAAAGATCAGTGTGCAGGAAGTGTACGAGTTGCAGAAGGGGCTCGGACAGAGGTGCAGCCTTCAAGATTGCAGGAAAATGGTTAAGGCTGTGGATGCAAATGGAGATGGTGTGATTGATTTGGATGAATTCATGACTATGATGACTCGCACTATGACACTTTGTTAG
- the LOC107792966 gene encoding protein disulfide-isomerase SCO2-like isoform X1: protein MIQISPYFFRMLHIINPRSIFTPPNSSISTFPSLSARSKTILIRCHAAADSAAPGFGRISQNSDEVANKRIGNNNIKKNTKVNAKERRWSRNRESYLADDSEALPLPMTYPDTSPVSPEEIDRRLRCDPVIEDCKEVVYEWTGKCRSCQGTGLVSYYNKRGKETICKCIPCAGIGYVQKITLRNDIEVMADLDD, encoded by the exons ATGATACAAATTTCACCTTATTTCTTTCGAATGTTGCATATAATAAATCCTCGTTCAATTTTCACTCCTCCAAATTCTTCCATTTCCACATTCCCCTCTCTTTCAGCTCGTTCTAAAACGATCTTAATTCGTTGTCACGCCGCTGCTGACTCAGCAGCACCTGGGTTTGGCAGAATTAGCCAAAACTCAGACGAAGTTGCTAATAAGCGAATTGGGAATAATAACATTAAAAAGAACACAAAAGTGAATGCTAAAGAAAGGCGTTGGTCGCGTAACAGAGAGAGTTATTTGGCTGATGATAGTGAAGCTCTTCCTCTTCCTATGACTTACCCTGATACTTCCCCTGTTTCGCCGGAGGAAATTGACCGCCGGCTCCGGTGTGACCCCGTAATTGAG GATTGCAAGGAAGTCGTCTATGAGTGGACTGGAAAATGTCGGAGTTGCCAAGGGACAGGGTTGGTCAGTTACTATAACAAAAGGGGGAAAGAGACTATCTGCAAATGCATACCTTGCGCTGGCATCG GTTATGTGCAAAAAATAACACTACGCAACGATATTGAAGTGATGGCGGACTTGGATGATTGA
- the LOC107792962 gene encoding putative LRR receptor-like serine/threonine-protein kinase At1g51810: MSTSIFLLWLVSIPLAIHAAPNKNVQPHGFLLNCGGSEKIEQDSLTYTPDDNFIKTGNKSEIQQEGLVPLLSSVRYFPDDVEEKFCYHFPVNKGRKWLVKTIYYYGGFDGGKEPPIFDQIIDGTKWNINTTADYAEGLSSYYEIIMVAHNKVLSICLAKNEHTTSNPFISAIELLYLDDSLYNSTDFGKYALVTLARHSFGSHDTIIFPDDKFNRYWYPLLDDNPVVTSHTSITPSAFWNMPPEKLFENSITASRGKTLVLNWPPFPVPKTYYYIALYFQDSRTPSPFSWRVFDVLVNGAKFYSNLNVTTDGVTVYSTTWPLEGETKITLIPPNNSPVGPVIAAGELFQLLPLAGLTLTRDVAVMEDLRKSFNKKPQDWHGDPCLPKDKSWTGVTCSSGMNTRIISLNLTNAGISGPLPPSISKLTALTHLWLGSNELTGQIPDLSQLKNLETLHLENNQLQGSIPESLGQLPKLKEVFLQNNHLKGSIPASLKNKNGINLKVTPGNEVSS; this comes from the exons GTTTCCTTCTAAATTGTGGTGGAAGTGAAAAAATTGAACAAGATTCGCTTACATATACACCAGATGACAATTTTATAAAAACAGGAAATAAATCAGAGATACAACAAGAAGGGCTAGTGCCTTTATTATCATCTGTTCGTTATTTCCCAGATGATGTAGAAGAAAAATTTTGCTATCATTTCCCAGTGAATAAAGGAAGGAAATGGCTGGTGAAAACAATATATTATTATGGAGGTTTTGATGGAGGCAAAGAACCACCAATATTTGATCAGATTATTGATGGTACAAAGTGGAATATTAATACAACGGCGGATTATGCTGAAGGCCTCAGCTCCTATTATGAAATTATCATGGTTGCTCATAATAAGGTTTTGAGTATTTGTCTTGCAAAAAATGAGCACACAACTTCAAATCCTTTTATCTCAGCGATTGAATTGCTGTATCTTGATGATTCCCTTTATAATTCTACTGATTTTGGGAAATATGCATTGGTCACTCTTGCTCGTCACAGCTTTGGATCTCATGATACCATAAT TTTTCCAGATGACAAATTCAATCGTTATTGGTATCCATTACTCGACGACAATCCGGTTGTAACAAGCCATACAAGTAtaactccttcagcattctggaaTATGCCACCTGAAAAGCTATTTGAAAATTCAATAACAGCTAGTAGAGGGAAAACTCTTGTGTTAAATTGGCCACCATTTCCAGTTCCTAAGACATACTACTACATTGCTTTGTACTTTCAAGATAGCAGAACGCCGAGCCCCTTTAGCTGGAGAGTTTTTGATGTTTTAGTGAATGGAGCAAAATTCTACAGCAACCTTAATGTCACGACCGATGGTGTCACTGTTTATAGCACAACTTGGCCTCTTGAAGGGGAAACTAAGATTACATTGATTCCCCCGAATAATAGTCCCGTTGGACCTGTGATTGCTGCTGGTGAACTCTTCCAACTTTTGCCTCTTGCTGGACTAACTCTcactagagatg TGGCAGTAATGGAAGATTTGAGAAAAAGCTTTAACAAAAAACCTCAAGATTGGCATGGCGATCCATGCCTTCCAAAAGACAAGTCATGGACTGGAGTTACATGCTCTTCGGGCATGAACACACGAATCATCTCCCT GAATTTAACCAATGCTGGAATTTCTGGACCATTGCCGCCAAGCATATCTAAATTAACTGCACTCACTCATTT GTGGCTTGGCAGTAATGAACTTACAGGTCAAATACCTGATTTAAGCCAATTGAAGAACCTAGAAACCCT GCACCTGGAGAACAACCAGTTGCAAGGATCAATTCCTGAATCATTAGGACAACTTCCCAAACTTAAAGAAGT GTTTCTTCAAAACAACCACCTCAAAGGGAGCATTCCAGCAAGtctaaaaaacaaaaatggcATAAACCTTAA GGTCACTCCTGGAAATGAAGTATCAAGTTAA